In Deltaproteobacteria bacterium, one genomic interval encodes:
- the ilvB gene encoding biosynthetic-type acetolactate synthase large subunit, producing the protein MKTVAKPTRAPEGARRALAEVAPKHPLAGTTMSNADMIVQVLADEGVDTIFGYSGGAILPTYDAIFRYNANHPADEEIRLIVPATEQGAGFMAAGYARSTGKVGVFMVTSGPGATNSLTPIRDCQADSVPVILICGQVPRAAMGTDAFQEAPVFNIMAACAKHVFLVTDETKMEETMRRAFDIARSGRPGPVVIDVPKDVQNATGVFKGAGLLPVRGYQERTDALAETQISPANAEAFFKLLAKSERPLLYCGGGVVNGEAAPELRAFAERFGLPVVTSLMGIGAIDTTSELSLQMLGMHGMAYANYAVEDSDFLFAVGSRFDDRVAGKVKEFAPGAKIAHLDIDASEIGKVKHFDWAHVADAKRALPQLMHAGAGFKKDFRRWREHVARLKQEHALAYDTESPAIQTEYVLQQLNEITKGEAIVSTGVGQHQMWAAQYIDFKHPRTFLTSGSMGTMGFGLPAAIGAQIANPDRLVIDVDGDGSIRMNLGDLETLTTYDIPVKVLLLNNLGDGMVRQWQDLFYTSRYAGTDKSLHKKDFIKAAEADGFPFARRVSEKKDVRAALEAFCSAKGPAFLEVMTDPQGHVYPMVGPGMGYREMITGKWIPSRAHPTDEPEGGGKPTGYF; encoded by the coding sequence ATGAAGACCGTCGCCAAGCCCACTCGCGCCCCAGAGGGTGCCCGCCGCGCCCTCGCCGAGGTCGCCCCGAAGCATCCCCTCGCCGGCACCACCATGAGCAACGCCGACATGATCGTCCAGGTCCTCGCCGACGAGGGCGTCGACACCATCTTCGGCTACAGCGGAGGCGCCATCCTCCCGACCTACGACGCGATCTTCCGCTACAACGCCAATCACCCGGCCGACGAGGAGATCCGCCTGATCGTCCCCGCGACCGAGCAGGGCGCCGGGTTCATGGCGGCGGGCTACGCGCGCTCGACCGGCAAGGTGGGCGTGTTCATGGTGACCTCGGGTCCAGGCGCCACCAATTCCTTGACCCCGATCCGCGACTGCCAGGCCGACTCGGTCCCGGTGATCCTCATCTGCGGCCAGGTGCCGCGCGCCGCGATGGGCACCGACGCGTTCCAGGAAGCGCCGGTCTTCAACATCATGGCGGCCTGCGCGAAGCACGTCTTCCTCGTCACCGACGAAACCAAGATGGAGGAGACGATGCGGCGCGCCTTCGACATCGCGCGCAGCGGCCGTCCGGGTCCGGTCGTGATCGACGTCCCGAAGGACGTGCAGAACGCGACCGGGGTATTCAAAGGCGCCGGGCTCCTGCCCGTGCGCGGCTACCAGGAGCGCACCGACGCACTCGCCGAGACGCAGATCTCGCCGGCCAACGCCGAGGCGTTCTTCAAGCTGCTCGCGAAGTCCGAGCGTCCCCTCCTCTACTGCGGCGGCGGCGTCGTCAACGGCGAGGCCGCGCCCGAGCTCCGCGCCTTCGCCGAGCGCTTCGGCCTCCCGGTCGTCACGAGCCTCATGGGCATCGGCGCGATCGACACGACGAGCGAGCTCTCGCTCCAGATGCTCGGCATGCACGGCATGGCCTACGCCAACTACGCGGTCGAGGACTCCGACTTCCTCTTCGCGGTCGGCTCGCGCTTCGACGACCGCGTCGCCGGCAAGGTGAAGGAGTTCGCGCCGGGCGCGAAGATCGCGCACCTCGACATCGACGCGTCCGAGATCGGCAAGGTGAAGCACTTCGACTGGGCGCACGTCGCCGACGCGAAGCGCGCGCTGCCGCAGCTGATGCACGCGGGCGCCGGCTTCAAGAAGGACTTCCGGCGCTGGCGCGAGCACGTCGCGCGGCTGAAGCAGGAGCACGCCCTCGCGTACGACACCGAGTCGCCGGCGATCCAGACCGAGTACGTGCTCCAGCAACTGAACGAGATCACCAAGGGCGAAGCGATCGTCTCGACCGGCGTCGGCCAGCACCAGATGTGGGCGGCGCAGTACATCGACTTCAAGCACCCCCGCACGTTTCTCACCTCGGGCAGCATGGGCACCATGGGCTTCGGCCTCCCGGCGGCGATCGGGGCGCAGATCGCCAACCCGGACCGGCTCGTCATCGACGTCGACGGCGACGGCTCGATCCGCATGAACCTCGGCGACCTCGAGACGCTCACGACCTACGACATCCCCGTGAAGGTGCTGCTGCTCAACAACCTCGGCGACGGCATGGTCCGCCAGTGGCAGGACCTCTTCTACACGAGCCGCTACGCGGGGACGGACAAGAGCCTCCACAAGAAGGACTTCATCAAGGCGGCCGAAGCCGACGGCTTCCCGTTCGCGCGCCGCGTCTCCGAGAAAAAAGACGTGCGGGCGGCGCTCGAGGCGTTCTGCAGCGCCAAGGGCCCCGCCTTCCTCGAGGTCATGACCGATCCGCAAGGGCACGTGTACCCGATGGTCGGGCCGGGGATGGGATACCGGGAGATGATCACGGGCAAGTGGATCCCGAGCCGGGCGCACCCCACGGACGAACCCGAGGGCGGGGGGAAGCCGACCGGCTACTTCTGA
- a CDS encoding ABC transporter ATP-binding protein, which produces MPRVTAAADDGSVAPIEDERPWRTLWNLSRPQMGRFVAVTVLAALGAGATLCEPLIYRVAVNDIAGVFVGRAAVADEDTGAVVSKPAARSQRSVRAAHPEATPHAKKMKRTRQPHRRGHVAPRTPTQMFTTLLWAVALLFVTGLAAQLLEVFADNIAATAASRIEADFIRSTFARVLHLRLGFFARHASGALAKQIDQSDEVTPIVTAFAKDILPEAFRVLGAFAIMFTQSAQLTFVALLTVPAYLLIARRATADLETNLPRYYGLWEDVSSRLRDALGAVKTVKLSGAEAREVARFSEASNAAYATYLERNRLANRYLFLQSAIQRLGQALVLAYGGTRVLAHQLTPGDVVMFVTYLDTLYDPIDSLTTLAKTLQEHAVSLSRALVLRRVPDLEPEGRALLDGPGRVEFRGVRFAYVPGREVLRGIDGVLEPGMVTALVGPSGAGKTTIVDLLLRLYDPTVGDILIDGQPLRDVDPASLRRAVSVVSADGAVFRGTLADNIRYKRPDASDAEVAAAAHAAGLATALGRLPEGLATEIGEGGVGLSVGERQRLQIARAFVSRPRILILDEATANLDYATELDVKAALDGMRRGSTTLVIAHRYSMVQDADRVLVLDAGVVVTQGTPAELIASGGWFARLAAGSHERMETTEDAHELASDDENVDEDDGGG; this is translated from the coding sequence ATGCCGCGTGTGACGGCCGCGGCCGATGACGGGTCGGTCGCTCCGATCGAGGACGAGCGGCCCTGGCGGACGCTCTGGAATCTCTCCCGTCCGCAGATGGGCCGTTTCGTCGCCGTCACGGTGCTGGCCGCGCTCGGCGCTGGCGCGACCCTCTGCGAGCCGCTCATCTATCGCGTCGCGGTGAACGACATCGCCGGCGTGTTCGTCGGACGCGCCGCGGTTGCCGACGAGGACACCGGGGCGGTCGTCTCCAAGCCAGCGGCGCGGTCGCAGCGGTCCGTGCGAGCCGCTCACCCCGAAGCGACCCCGCACGCGAAGAAGATGAAGCGGACGCGCCAGCCGCATCGCCGCGGCCACGTCGCGCCGCGTACGCCGACGCAGATGTTCACGACGCTCCTCTGGGCCGTGGCGCTCTTGTTCGTGACCGGGCTCGCCGCGCAGCTCCTCGAGGTCTTCGCCGACAACATCGCGGCGACCGCGGCGAGTCGCATCGAAGCGGACTTCATCCGCTCGACGTTCGCGCGCGTGCTGCATCTCCGACTCGGGTTCTTCGCTCGTCACGCGAGCGGCGCGCTCGCGAAGCAGATCGACCAGTCGGACGAGGTGACGCCGATCGTCACGGCCTTCGCGAAGGACATCTTGCCCGAAGCGTTTCGCGTGCTCGGCGCGTTCGCGATCATGTTCACGCAGAGCGCGCAGCTCACGTTCGTCGCCCTGCTGACGGTTCCCGCCTATCTCCTGATCGCGCGCCGGGCGACGGCCGACCTCGAGACCAACCTGCCGCGCTATTACGGTCTCTGGGAAGACGTATCGTCGCGCCTGCGGGATGCGCTCGGCGCGGTGAAGACGGTGAAGCTGAGCGGAGCCGAGGCGCGCGAGGTGGCGCGGTTCTCCGAGGCGTCGAATGCCGCCTACGCGACCTACCTCGAGCGCAACCGGCTCGCGAACCGCTATCTCTTCCTGCAGTCGGCGATCCAGCGGCTCGGCCAGGCGCTCGTTCTCGCCTACGGCGGGACGCGGGTGTTGGCGCATCAATTGACGCCGGGCGACGTCGTCATGTTCGTGACCTACCTCGATACGCTCTACGACCCGATCGACTCGCTCACGACGCTCGCGAAGACGCTGCAGGAGCACGCCGTCTCGCTCAGCCGCGCACTCGTGCTCCGACGCGTGCCCGATCTCGAGCCGGAGGGCCGCGCGCTTCTCGACGGACCGGGCCGCGTCGAGTTCCGCGGCGTCCGGTTCGCGTACGTCCCGGGACGCGAGGTGCTACGCGGCATCGACGGCGTGCTCGAGCCCGGCATGGTGACCGCGCTCGTCGGACCGTCGGGCGCGGGCAAGACGACCATCGTCGATCTCCTCCTGCGCCTGTACGATCCGACCGTGGGCGACATCTTGATCGACGGGCAGCCGCTGCGCGACGTGGACCCCGCGAGCCTCCGGCGTGCGGTGAGCGTCGTCTCGGCGGACGGCGCCGTCTTTCGCGGGACGCTCGCCGACAACATCCGCTACAAACGGCCCGATGCGAGCGACGCCGAAGTCGCGGCGGCGGCGCACGCGGCTGGGCTCGCGACCGCGCTCGGCCGTCTCCCCGAGGGCCTCGCGACCGAGATCGGCGAGGGCGGGGTCGGCCTCTCGGTTGGCGAACGGCAGCGTCTGCAGATCGCGCGTGCGTTCGTGTCGCGCCCGCGCATCCTGATTCTCGACGAGGCGACGGCCAATCTCGACTACGCGACCGAGCTCGACGTGAAGGCGGCGCTCGACGGCATGCGGCGCGGCTCGACGACGCTCGTGATCGCGCACCGCTACTCGATGGTGCAGGACGCCGACCGAGTGCTCGTGCTCGACGCGGGCGTGGTCGTGACGCAGGGCACGCCGGCCGAGCTGATCGCGTCCGGCGGGTGGTTCGCGCGCCTCGCGGCCGGGAGCCACGAGCGCATGGAGACGACCGAGGACGCGCACGAGCTTGCAAGCGACGACGAGAACGTCGACGAAGACGACGGCGGAGGGTAG
- a CDS encoding DUF1003 domain-containing protein, whose translation MSTTDLASRRTDHHVRFHLPHRHLASAFGSDWFGLKAEGFARFFGTPVFLIAQTVIVAVWIGVNMAGVTQFDVYPFILLNLAFSTQAAYAAPLILLAQTRQADRDKAHADADAQHREALAAASLERQELAMTQAAQILELLEANTKLTRATQELTARIETLTAEVHRHVCRV comes from the coding sequence ATGAGCACCACCGATCTCGCTTCGCGACGGACCGATCATCACGTGCGCTTCCATCTTCCGCATCGTCATCTGGCGTCGGCCTTCGGGAGCGACTGGTTCGGCCTCAAGGCCGAAGGCTTTGCGCGGTTCTTCGGGACTCCCGTGTTCCTCATCGCTCAGACCGTGATCGTCGCGGTCTGGATCGGGGTCAACATGGCCGGCGTGACCCAGTTCGACGTCTATCCGTTCATCCTGCTGAATCTGGCGTTTAGCACCCAGGCGGCGTACGCGGCACCTCTGATCCTGCTCGCCCAGACGCGGCAAGCCGATCGGGACAAAGCGCACGCGGATGCCGACGCGCAGCATCGCGAAGCGCTCGCGGCGGCGAGTCTCGAACGCCAGGAGCTCGCGATGACGCAGGCCGCGCAGATCCTCGAGCTCCTCGAGGCCAACACCAAGCTCACGCGGGCGACGCAGGAGCTGACCGCGCGGATCGAGACGCTCACCGCCGAGGTGCACAGGCACGTATGCCGCGTGTGA
- a CDS encoding DUF4143 domain-containing protein: MPGSELFGSAFENWVFHELSAYRAYRGFAFELSYWRLASGIEVDFLVDDARVAIEAKATRKVHADHLRGLRALAVDQRPRCRLVVSLDTRARTTDDGIEILPARTFAHRLWSDDLLPL; encoded by the coding sequence GTGCCCGGAAGCGAGCTCTTCGGCTCGGCATTCGAGAACTGGGTCTTCCACGAGCTCTCTGCCTACCGCGCGTATCGGGGCTTCGCGTTCGAGCTCAGCTATTGGCGCCTGGCGAGCGGCATCGAGGTCGACTTCCTGGTGGACGACGCGCGGGTCGCGATCGAGGCAAAGGCGACCCGCAAGGTTCACGCGGACCATCTTCGCGGACTGCGCGCGCTCGCCGTCGATCAGCGGCCCCGGTGCCGCCTGGTCGTGAGCCTGGACACGCGTGCCCGCACGACGGACGACGGCATCGAGATCCTCCCCGCGCGGACGTTCGCGCACCGGCTCTGGAGCGATGACCTGTTGCCGCTCTGA
- a CDS encoding tellurite resistance/C4-dicarboxylate transporter family protein codes for MKQRLFDAVRDLSPAYFAMVMATGVVSSAAHFMGFSRIAYPMFAANIFFYLVLCALNIIRLIAFPSRVTMDLFDHLRGMGFFTAPTATAVLGAQFILLERNYQVAMTLWVMAVLLWTVITYTVFTNLTIKGEKPEFAEGINGAWLLSVVSTQSLAVLSAQLSVHYVDHKLILNFFSLAMWLWGGMLYIWMISLIFYRYTFFKFSPDDLTPPYWINMGAMAISTLAGSLLILNTPHAPFLLSTLPFLKGFTIFYWVTGTWWVPMLFVLAVWRHGYKRFPLTYDPLYWGAVFPLGMYTAATYEMAEAMDLKFLMPIPRFFIYVALGAWAAAFYGFLHSLVRKVLVGQSTATPGSAS; via the coding sequence ATGAAGCAGCGCCTGTTCGACGCCGTCCGCGATCTGTCCCCCGCCTACTTCGCCATGGTGATGGCCACGGGTGTGGTGAGCAGCGCCGCTCATTTCATGGGGTTTTCCAGGATCGCCTATCCCATGTTTGCGGCCAACATCTTCTTCTACCTCGTGCTCTGCGCCCTCAACATCATCCGGCTGATCGCTTTCCCGAGCCGGGTGACGATGGACCTCTTCGACCACCTGCGCGGCATGGGCTTCTTCACGGCTCCTACCGCCACGGCGGTGCTGGGCGCGCAGTTCATCCTGCTGGAAAGGAACTACCAGGTCGCCATGACCCTGTGGGTCATGGCCGTGCTGCTCTGGACGGTGATCACGTACACGGTGTTCACCAACCTCACCATCAAAGGGGAGAAGCCCGAGTTCGCCGAAGGGATCAATGGCGCCTGGCTGCTGTCGGTGGTGTCCACGCAGAGCCTGGCCGTGCTGAGCGCCCAGCTATCCGTACATTACGTGGACCACAAGCTGATCCTGAACTTCTTCAGCCTGGCCATGTGGCTCTGGGGCGGCATGCTGTACATCTGGATGATCTCCCTGATCTTCTACCGCTACACCTTCTTCAAGTTCAGCCCCGACGACCTCACCCCGCCCTATTGGATCAACATGGGCGCCATGGCCATTTCCACCCTGGCCGGATCGCTGCTCATCCTCAACACCCCCCATGCGCCCTTCCTGCTTTCCACTCTTCCCTTCCTCAAGGGGTTCACCATCTTCTATTGGGTCACCGGCACCTGGTGGGTGCCCATGCTCTTCGTCCTCGCGGTCTGGCGGCACGGCTACAAGCGGTTCCCGCTCACCTATGATCCGCTCTACTGGGGGGCCGTGTTCCCGCTCGGCATGTACACGGCGGCCACGTATGAGATGGCGGAGGCCATGGATCTCAAGTTCCTGATGCCCATACCCCGCTTTTTCATTTACGTGGCGTTGGGCGCATGGGCTGCGGCATTCTACGGATTCCTCCACTCCTTGGTGCGGAAGGTGCTGGTAGGCCAGAGCACGGCCACCCCCGGCAGCGCCTCGTAA
- a CDS encoding MFS transporter has product MEQATGNTSHRMLLLSTLAFTVSFAAWMINGVLVTYLTNNGIFNWTPVRSGWLLGVPVLVGSVLRLPVGILTDKFGGKWVMIAILLLSAVPLYLLSWADSYGAFLGLSFAFGLTGSIFAAGVAYVVLWYPKEKQGTALGIFAAGNVGAALTTLFAPRILSWLTDGNTALEGWRKLPQLYAGLLVITAVALLLFARNKVPTTVRSFGQSIRPLRTLRVWRFGLYYFFVFGGFVALSQWLIPYYVNVYSLSLVTAGLMTTAFNLPAGLLRIAGGVLSDKFGARVVLYWVFGVCLVGLLFLLPPRVELQTPGRGIMASRSGIVQAISVSEITVANEADPQDRVVYALMTAEEVDIRFGIHHDEEGFLPMPSTSVRQEPQVRVGDRVGKGDLLAKGTTHIYFQANRWIFSALVFLIGAMMGIGGGAVYKHISTYYSDDVGTVGGIVGVLGGLGGFVNPILFGYLLDATGVWTTCWALLFVVGAAALIWMRDTITRMDRVSGPAATS; this is encoded by the coding sequence ATGGAACAAGCGACCGGAAATACTTCCCACCGCATGCTGCTGCTGAGCACGCTGGCGTTCACCGTCAGCTTTGCCGCGTGGATGATCAATGGTGTGCTGGTCACGTACCTCACGAACAACGGCATCTTCAACTGGACCCCGGTACGTTCGGGCTGGTTGCTCGGTGTGCCCGTGCTGGTCGGTTCCGTGCTGCGCCTGCCGGTGGGAATCCTGACCGACAAGTTCGGCGGCAAGTGGGTGATGATCGCGATCCTGTTGCTGAGCGCGGTGCCCTTGTATCTCCTGTCCTGGGCCGACAGCTATGGCGCCTTCCTGGGACTGAGCTTCGCCTTCGGCCTGACGGGCAGCATCTTTGCGGCGGGTGTCGCGTACGTCGTGCTCTGGTACCCCAAGGAGAAGCAGGGCACGGCATTGGGCATTTTTGCGGCGGGGAACGTGGGGGCCGCGCTCACCACCTTGTTCGCACCGCGGATCCTGAGCTGGCTGACCGACGGCAACACGGCCCTGGAAGGCTGGCGGAAGCTGCCGCAGTTGTACGCGGGCCTGTTGGTGATCACGGCGGTCGCCCTGCTGCTTTTCGCGCGGAACAAGGTTCCCACGACGGTCAGGTCCTTCGGTCAGAGCATTCGGCCGCTGAGGACGCTGAGGGTCTGGCGCTTCGGCCTGTACTATTTCTTCGTCTTCGGCGGCTTCGTGGCGCTCTCCCAATGGCTGATCCCGTACTACGTGAACGTGTATTCGCTCTCGCTCGTCACCGCCGGATTGATGACCACGGCATTCAACCTGCCGGCGGGACTGTTGCGCATCGCGGGCGGCGTTCTGTCGGACAAGTTCGGGGCGCGCGTCGTGCTTTACTGGGTGTTCGGCGTTTGCCTGGTGGGCTTGCTGTTCCTGCTGCCGCCGCGTGTGGAGCTGCAAACGCCGGGCAGGGGCATCATGGCCTCCCGATCTGGCATCGTGCAGGCGATTTCGGTGAGCGAGATCACGGTGGCCAACGAGGCCGACCCGCAAGACCGGGTCGTCTATGCCTTGATGACCGCCGAAGAGGTGGACATCCGCTTCGGCATCCATCACGACGAGGAAGGGTTCCTGCCGATGCCGTCCACGTCGGTGCGGCAGGAGCCGCAGGTGCGTGTGGGCGACCGGGTGGGTAAGGGCGACCTGCTGGCCAAAGGCACCACCCACATCTACTTCCAGGCGAACCGTTGGATCTTCTCCGCGCTGGTCTTCCTGATCGGTGCCATGATGGGCATCGGTGGCGGCGCCGTGTACAAGCACATCTCCACCTACTACTCCGATGACGTCGGGACGGTGGGCGGCATCGTGGGCGTGCTCGGCGGCCTTGGAGGCTTCGTCAACCCCATCCTGTTCGGCTACCTGCTGGATGCCACCGGCGTCTGGACCACCTGCTGGGCCCTCCTTTTCGTCGTGGGCGCGGCCGCGTTGATCTGGATGCGCGACACCATCACGAGGATGGACCGTGTGTCAGGGCCGGCCGCCACGTCGTAA
- the narI gene encoding respiratory nitrate reductase subunit gamma, translating to MNVLNAFVFIAWPYIAAFVFIVGATYRYYRAGFKVSSLSSQFLEGRKLFWGVVPFHIGMLVLFFGHLSAFLLPELTLAWNANPLRLIILEVTAFVFGISVLMSLLLLLHRRVTERRVVSVTTAMDYVVELLLLGQVALGCWVAVMFRWGSSWFASDLSPYLWSLIRFQPETTAVYALPWEIKLHIFGAFLILFLVPFTRLMHFLVVPLHYLARPYQQVMWNWERRAIRSPSTEWSKARPRNN from the coding sequence GTGAACGTGCTCAACGCCTTCGTGTTCATCGCCTGGCCTTACATCGCCGCGTTCGTCTTCATCGTCGGCGCCACGTACCGCTACTACCGAGCGGGGTTCAAGGTCTCGTCGCTCTCCTCGCAGTTCCTCGAGGGGCGAAAGCTGTTCTGGGGCGTCGTTCCGTTCCACATCGGCATGCTCGTTCTGTTCTTCGGGCATCTCTCGGCGTTTCTGCTTCCAGAGCTGACGCTCGCGTGGAACGCCAATCCGCTGCGGCTGATCATCCTCGAGGTGACGGCGTTCGTGTTCGGGATCAGCGTGCTCATGAGCCTGCTGCTCTTGCTCCATCGCCGCGTGACGGAGCGGCGCGTCGTCTCGGTGACGACCGCCATGGACTACGTCGTCGAGCTCCTCCTGCTCGGTCAGGTCGCCCTCGGGTGCTGGGTCGCCGTCATGTTCCGCTGGGGCTCGTCGTGGTTCGCGTCGGACCTCTCGCCCTACCTGTGGTCGCTCATCAGGTTCCAGCCCGAGACCACCGCGGTCTACGCGCTGCCGTGGGAGATCAAGCTCCACATCTTCGGCGCGTTCTTGATCCTCTTCCTCGTGCCGTTCACGCGGCTCATGCACTTCCTCGTCGTGCCCCTGCATTACCTGGCCCGCCCGTACCAGCAGGTCATGTGGAACTGGGAGCGAAGGGCGATCCGCAGCCCCTCGACCGAGTGGAGCAAGGCGCGCCCCAGGAACAACTGA
- the narH gene encoding nitrate reductase subunit beta: MDVRSQISMVFHLDKCIGCHTCSIACKNIWTDRKGAEYMWWNNVETKPGTGFPTKWEDQRIYQGGWEKDGDGIALRGAGKRKGLSNIFYNPHLPVIDDYYEPFTYKYLDLIEARAGNDQPTARPISMITGKPMDIKMGPNWDDDLGGSPDYARNDPNLEALTPAERDAMFELERIAFFYLPRICNHCLNPGCVAACPSGAIYKRGEDGIVLIDQLVCRGWRMCVTACPYKKTFYNWSTGKSEKCILCYPRIEAGYAPACMHSCVGRIRYLGVMLYDADRIHAVASANEQDLVQAQLDMILDPFDPKVIAAAKANGIADSTLDAAQYSPTYKYVKKWGMALPLHPEFRTLPMLFYVPPLLPVMASVKTVDHTEQSEKMHDIAKHWPDNWVYDTSTTELFGTIADARLPLKYLASLFSAGDTEAVKVRLLKLMAVRIHRRRVTVGDISDQRADQALKEAGLTAAEAEDIYYLSALAKFNDRFVIPAAHREQAIEMMEFTGDVKGNIGFGFKADTAERGL, from the coding sequence ATGGATGTGCGTTCGCAGATCTCGATGGTGTTCCACCTCGACAAGTGTATCGGCTGTCATACCTGTTCGATCGCCTGCAAGAACATCTGGACCGACCGCAAGGGCGCCGAGTACATGTGGTGGAACAACGTCGAGACCAAGCCCGGCACGGGGTTTCCGACCAAATGGGAAGATCAGCGGATCTACCAGGGGGGATGGGAGAAGGACGGCGACGGGATCGCGCTCAGGGGCGCGGGCAAGCGGAAGGGGCTCTCGAACATCTTCTACAACCCGCACCTACCGGTCATCGACGACTACTACGAGCCCTTCACGTACAAGTATCTCGATCTGATCGAGGCGCGCGCCGGGAACGATCAGCCGACCGCGCGGCCCATCTCGATGATCACCGGCAAGCCGATGGACATCAAGATGGGGCCGAACTGGGACGATGATCTCGGCGGCTCTCCGGACTACGCGCGCAACGATCCGAACCTGGAGGCGCTCACGCCGGCCGAGCGTGACGCCATGTTCGAGCTCGAGCGCATCGCGTTCTTCTACTTGCCCCGCATCTGCAACCACTGTCTCAACCCGGGATGCGTCGCCGCCTGTCCGTCGGGCGCCATCTACAAGCGCGGCGAGGACGGGATCGTCCTCATCGACCAGTTGGTGTGCCGCGGCTGGCGCATGTGCGTCACGGCGTGCCCCTACAAGAAGACGTTTTACAACTGGAGCACGGGCAAATCGGAGAAATGCATTCTCTGCTACCCGCGCATCGAAGCCGGCTACGCGCCGGCGTGCATGCACTCCTGCGTCGGGCGCATTCGCTACCTCGGCGTGATGCTCTACGACGCCGATCGCATCCACGCGGTGGCGTCGGCGAATGAGCAGGATCTGGTCCAGGCGCAGCTCGACATGATCCTCGACCCGTTCGACCCCAAGGTCATCGCGGCGGCGAAGGCCAACGGCATCGCCGACTCGACGCTCGACGCGGCCCAGTACTCGCCGACGTACAAGTACGTGAAGAAGTGGGGCATGGCGCTGCCGCTGCACCCCGAGTTCCGCACGCTGCCGATGCTCTTCTACGTTCCCCCGCTCCTGCCCGTCATGGCCTCGGTCAAGACCGTCGATCACACGGAGCAATCCGAGAAGATGCACGACATCGCGAAGCACTGGCCCGACAACTGGGTGTACGACACGAGCACGACCGAGCTCTTCGGGACGATCGCGGACGCGCGCCTGCCGCTGAAGTACCTCGCGAGCCTGTTTTCCGCGGGCGACACGGAGGCGGTCAAGGTCCGGCTGCTCAAGCTCATGGCCGTCCGCATCCATCGGCGGCGCGTCACCGTGGGCGACATCTCCGACCAGCGCGCGGACCAGGCCCTCAAGGAAGCCGGGCTCACCGCCGCCGAGGCCGAAGACATCTACTACCTCTCCGCTCTCGCGAAGTTCAACGATCGGTTCGTCATCCCGGCCGCGCACCGCGAGCAGGCGATCGAGATGATGGAGTTCACCGGCGACGTGAAGGGCAACATCGGCTTCGGCTTCAAGGCCGACACGGCGGAGCGGGGATTGTGA